In Castor canadensis chromosome 6, mCasCan1.hap1v2, whole genome shotgun sequence, the genomic window GGAGGAATCTACTGGATATAGTCTGCTTGCTCCTTCAGATCTATTCTCCATCCTGCTCTCAGCACTAAAAGGCTGACTTACTGCCTGGTTGGCTTCCCTTCCCCTCTGGTTTCTGGTTGGGTTTGGCAAAGAGAATGGATACACCAGCAAGAAAACAGGTAGGAAGGAGATATTTATTCCCTGGGACAGCTCGCTGTCCTGCAGGTCACTGCAGCCTGCTCCGTGCCTCAACCCACCATATCCAAGACTCTTTGCAGAGTTTTGGTTGGGAAAACACTCCTCACTTTTCCCTGGAGATCTTAGGGAGTAATAATGACCTGCTTTTACTGGGTCCAGGATACTGCACTCTCCTTcgtattttcttttgtctttttcagtcCTTTATAAATAGTCCCTTTATTAAATTATCCTTAAATTGTCCAATTTGAATATTCCATATGTGTATTGCCAACACACAGACAGGTACTGAGTTTGCTGCTGATAAGAGTCCAACAATTTCTAATCTTGAAGAAAGATTCcgaaaagtttaaaaacaatcACTATTGCTcatttcaaaagtataaacaatttttattttcagctgAGCGCTACTGTTTACACCAAAGATTTTGTAGTTATTAACTGCAACTAGTTATCATGCTTTTTAtcataccaaaagaaaaagacaaaaatttgcaGTTAAAAAGTTCAGGgcggggcaccagtggctcacacctgtaatcctagctactcagacagCAGCAATcaggagatcacagttcaaagccagcctgggcaaacagctcaccagaccctacctcaaaaaaactcattacaaaaaagggctggtggagtggctcaaggtgtaggacctgagttcaaatccctataccacaaaaaaaaatttcacatggtaaatgaataaaaaaatttaaaaagttcacaTGGATTGTCCTTTCTTCACTCTTAAATAACCATCAAAGATTAAACACCCTCAAAACACTTGATATTGATGGCGTAATACATTCACAAATGCAGGTTATCTGTTGTGATGTGACAATAGACTCAGCAtagttatttcttttcaaaaattaattttcatccaTTTGTCAACATGGCTTTTCAtggcttctttttttgttgtaatactgggggttgaactcagggcctaatgcttgctaccacttgagccactccactcccaaattatatgcaattttattttttgtttgtggtgaTGGGCCCAGGGCCTGGCATGTATGAGTCAAGCACACCACTGCTGAGTAACACTCatggttttttatttaaaatcccTGAAGGCAAATTTTTTTAACCTAGAAAGATCTGTTGGAACTATTTTAGTATTTAaagttaatattaattttattaaagttaCAAATGCAAAAACTGGGGCTCTTAAATTCAATGTATAAATCTTACTGCTTTATTTCTAAATCAGGTGAATTTTAACACATACCTTTAAAAGTGtcctcttttttgtctttgtttgagacagggcttgatatgtaacccaggctggccctgaaccttgGTCCTCCCTCCTCAATCtcccagttgctgggattatacatgtgtgccaccatacccagctaaacTGACCTTTATTAATACttggtatcattttaaaaattagttaagtTTCACTTAAATATTGAATTGAATATATTCTTTTTACTTAATGCTACTGACTAGCCAAACTTTTCCAAGTATTTAGAATATGAATCTAATAAAATTATAAGTCCTATGACTCTTAAGTTCTCTTAAACATTTCAATACTTTTTatgaactttttaaataaactttgcaaatttatcctaatttttaaaatctaaacttAAAACTCAATGACACATTTTTAATTAGAATCATGAAGCTAATAATATTCATCTGccaaatttttcttaaatattacaaataattaaaatatgaagcaCAGATCAATCACTTTTAAAGTTAATGCacggctggtggagtagctcaagtagtagagtgcttgcctgagttcaaaccccagtaccgcaacaaaaagaaaaaaaaagttaatgcaaaatgataattttttgatTACTAGCTCACTATTTCTATTTATAAGGGTTAAATGAGTTTTATCAGCAAGCAAACTGGAGCTAATACAACAAGCAAGCTGATTTAACTACCCTAATAAAAAGGGTTACCTGTTCAGCAACTGATACTGAGCCAGAAACTTCTGACCAAGGCACCTCTGGAACAGTCAACATTTAGGGCAACTTTTCTTGCACCATTCATGTAACCGGAACTGTATTTTATCGTCACTTTGCAATTAAAGACTCTAACCCCATTCTTATCCAAGTGGGGCTACTTCAAAGACCCCATTCCTGGATTCAGGTTATATATTACCTAATACtcaatgattatttatttattatttgatcctattcttaattattttcatattttccttttgtttatggAAACAACTTTTATAGATATTTTAATGATATCTAGTTAGgctttgcttatatttttgtcTGTATCATGCTAATACCAATAGTCTTTGACCTTCACCACAAGTCTTCGAGTTACCATGTGATAAGAATGGCCTGATTAAAGAACACATTTCATAGGTGTCTGGAGTTTGCTCTTTAATGCTTTCCCCTTTTGGGTCCTGCTCTTGGGTGGTATGCCTTGGCCTGTGATGGATTGGCCTGGCATGACTTTTGTTGATTGAGCTTGGACTTAGTAGACTTAGATTGGGTGTTCTGGGGTTGGCATGGCCTGGGCTGAACGAATTTGGATGGAGAAAGTTTAGCTTGGGAGGATTGGGGATGAGGTGGTTTGGATGAAAAAAGTTCAGCTTGGGAGCACTGGGAATGAGATGATTTGGATGAAGAGGGTTTGGCTTGGGAGGACTGCTGATGAGGTGGTTTGGATGAAGAAGATTTAGCTTGGAAGATCTGGGGATACGGTGGTTTGGATGGAGAGGGTTTAACTTGAGAGCATTGAAGATGAGGAGGTTTAGGTTGAGATGGCACAGGTTGGGAGAGTTTGGACTGGAAGTGGTTGACTTGAGATCCCATGGGCtgatgggatttgaactgagagctGGGTTTACTCCTAGACATGGAATGGAATCCTGTTTGGAAAGCTGAATCTGAAGGCTTATCCTGTGTCATTAGTTGGGCTTCTTTATGAGAAGTAGGTCTCACCAGTTTTTGTATGGCTCCTGCTGACTGAAATGATTGAGAGTAAGGATGTCTAAAATGAGATGTTCTCATTAATTTCCTAGTTGCTTCAGTTAGCTGTGTTCCCTGAGTTTGGGCATGCCCAGGCTGTGGCGTTCTTACTGCTCTTTCTAGCTGTGAACCCAGAAAATGGATGTGACCTAGCTGGGAGACTCCAGACCTTGTAAGAGCTTCCATTGTTTGTGGTCTCTCAGAACAGGCCCCAAAATGCTGAGAAGTGGATCTTGGTGTTCTCCCAAATGTTCCATGCAAGTTATGTCTCCAAGGAGTTTTTGAAAATTTCATGAATCTTTCACCTGAATAAAATCTCTGGGGTTGGAAGTATTTAATATCAAAACTTTTACCCCAGGTATGAGCCCTTGAATTCTGAAAGGGCAAAGGACAGAACCACTTACCCCTGTGCTCTGACCCAAAGTGGGAGGCCATAACCCATGTGGCTTTCAAGGAAACAGAGTTAAATTTACCTCTAGTTATGGTTGGTAGGGAACAGTTTTCCTGATGAGGCAAGAAAACTGGACTGTGGTGAAAATTCTGGCTGACTTCATACCTATCTCCAGGCTCTCTTACAGGCATCTGAGCTGGGCTTTCAGATAAGCTTTTTGTCTGACTATGTTTTTGTTGTCCTTCATCTTCAGCTGTCCTAGCCATGTTTTCACTATGGAAAACCTGAACCCCTTGAGTGGTCTCAAAATCTTGGTCTACCTGAATCCCCAACTCTCTAGCTTGAAAGGCCATATCTTCCATAGACACACATCTGAATGAAGAGGCCATCACTTCCTGAAGAGCAGTTTGAAGGGCCTTCATATTCTTCCTTCTGTCCTCAgcttcctccccctcccaaaaCAATAGTTGTGATGGCTTCAATTTAAGGATCCTCTGGAAAATCTGAGCCTCTTCACTCTTCCTGGCCTGGGGACTGAGGACAAAGTAGCATCTTTCAATGGCAGCTTCTCCTAAAAACATTAGCAAGTTCCATTCCTTCTCACCTATATAGTCAGTGAAAAAAAACACAGCTGAGGAAActtccatcaaaaaaccaaactgaatccAAAAGTTTTCTAAATCTCCACGAAGGTTGGCCACAGCAACAGGCTTTTGGAAAAAATTACAGCTTTCCTTTAGATCAACACTATCAGGGAAACACCATGTTATCTCAACCAGGCCATCAGATATTTGTCTGGGAAGCACCAGATCAGACAAATCATGATGGAGGAAGATTTTGTGTGATTCCAATTGGGTAGGGTTGAGCAGTGTGTTGAGGATTCTGGACTTGGAGAAGCTACAGTATCCTAGACGCACAAAAGAGATGACAGGCATCTTCATGAGAGTCAGAAACTTTTCCGTGTCACCTGTGGGCCTTCCTGAAGACTGTGTTGACTGCTTCTTCACAATGCCCTTCATGGCCCCCAGCATTAAgatgattttgttgttttctgcatCTGGTAGTAGCAGGGGAAGGGCAAACTGGCATTGAAACATGTTGGACATGACTTCACGTTGCAAAGAACTGTCTGAACACAGCATGGAGGCACAAAGGACATCAAGAGGATTAATAGCTTGTATGTCTTGAATTCCCAAATTTTCCATTCCAGTCAGCAGTTCATCTTTGTTATCTTCATCAGGAACCCTGTGCCTGAGGATTGAATCTCTTGCTGTCACATCCAGTGCTTGAATTTTCATTAGGAAATTCCAAGCTAAATCTCCTGGAATCTCAGGTGTCCACCCACATCCTTGATCTAAGGAGAACTGTTTAACAAAATCTGGCAGAATCTTTCTGCTTCTATCTATGTTCAAACAGGACAGGACATCTTTAaataccttttttctttctgtaaagaaGAAGGTacatgtgtcaattaaaaataaaaat contains:
- the Card6 gene encoding caspase recruitment domain-containing protein 6, with protein sequence MATEAIPSEIIEGQRRKLLEILQQDPDSVLDTLTSRRLISEKEYEALDKVTDPLKKSRKLLILVQKKGEGSCQDFLRCLSSTFPESAAACDFQHEFLQHETIAPLSMGVSKNSEDTFFPGKKKPENPEITMFTNEKEQLNLETFKFFRNKETALSTKDNEKECDTPKVTLPYPVEKVKYEIPATITYLKDGQRYEEPDDSLYLGKEDYQEPIRYPEDAEMTGKEGDYDDPDHIVYDGEEDLDYSETTALSDEEHNYDDSEISISLEEEEEKEEKNMEERKKVFKDVLSCLNIDRSRKILPDFVKQFSLDQGCGWTPEIPGDLAWNFLMKIQALDVTARDSILRHRVPDEDNKDELLTGMENLGIQDIQAINPLDVLCASMLCSDSSLQREVMSNMFQCQFALPLLLPDAENNKIILMLGAMKGIVKKQSTQSSGRPTGDTEKFLTLMKMPVISFVRLGYCSFSKSRILNTLLNPTQLESHKIFLHHDLSDLVLPRQISDGLVEITWCFPDSVDLKESCNFFQKPVAVANLRGDLENFWIQFGFLMEVSSAVFFFTDYIGEKEWNLLMFLGEAAIERCYFVLSPQARKSEEAQIFQRILKLKPSQLLFWEGEEAEDRRKNMKALQTALQEVMASSFRCVSMEDMAFQARELGIQVDQDFETTQGVQVFHSENMARTAEDEGQQKHSQTKSLSESPAQMPVREPGDRYEVSQNFHHSPVFLPHQENCSLPTITRGKFNSVSLKATWVMASHFGSEHRGKWFCPLPFQNSRAHTWGKSFDIKYFQPQRFYSGERFMKFSKTPWRHNLHGTFGRTPRSTSQHFGACSERPQTMEALTRSGVSQLGHIHFLGSQLERAVRTPQPGHAQTQGTQLTEATRKLMRTSHFRHPYSQSFQSAGAIQKLVRPTSHKEAQLMTQDKPSDSAFQTGFHSMSRSKPSSQFKSHQPMGSQVNHFQSKLSQPVPSQPKPPHLQCSQVKPSPSKPPYPQIFQAKSSSSKPPHQQSSQAKPSSSKSSHSQCSQAELFSSKPPHPQSSQAKLSPSKFVQPRPCQPQNTQSKSTKSKLNQQKSCQANPSQAKAYHPRAGPKRGKH